In the genome of Sinobacterium caligoides, one region contains:
- a CDS encoding spinster family MFS transporter yields the protein MSDPAPLVKVPKQYYPASNMANKTLALLFVAYVLSFIDRQILSVLIGPIREAFSISDFQFSLLHGFAFAIFYTVLGLPIGWAADRFNRKRIIIFGVFFWSIATCLCALTKNFSALFAARVGVGVGEAALSPPAYSMLSDYFSPEKLPAAMALYSMGITIGGGLAYIIGGGVYQYFASLGPILLPVVGELQAWQLTFVAVGAPGFIVVLLLGYIDEPPRLGRVNSSATSTLAGIEEVLQHLRRFKRAYLGHIVGVSILSIVGYGTMAWFIEFLFRSFAMSKAESGGIFGGMFIVIGSIGTFAIAALTRHLAHRGYTDASMRIIMIVALAMIIPATLSPLMPTAYLALALASGTIFCQFGYFGVATAALQLITPNQMRAQVSALLLFATNLIGLTIGPAVVAFCTDFIFQDDSKLNYSLSLVVVIFAPLAALVVWSGLKDFRRALAARASWQ from the coding sequence ATGTCAGACCCTGCACCCCTAGTGAAAGTTCCAAAACAATATTACCCGGCCAGTAACATGGCGAATAAAACGTTGGCGCTGCTGTTTGTCGCTTATGTGTTGTCGTTTATCGATAGGCAGATTCTCAGCGTGTTGATTGGGCCGATTCGCGAGGCCTTCTCAATCAGTGACTTTCAGTTTAGCTTGTTGCACGGATTTGCTTTCGCTATTTTCTATACGGTGCTCGGCCTGCCGATTGGCTGGGCGGCAGACCGCTTTAACCGCAAGCGTATTATCATTTTCGGCGTCTTCTTCTGGAGTATTGCCACCTGCCTGTGTGCCTTAACAAAGAATTTTTCAGCCCTCTTTGCGGCGCGGGTCGGTGTCGGTGTCGGTGAGGCAGCACTATCACCGCCGGCCTACTCGATGCTGAGTGATTACTTTAGCCCCGAGAAACTGCCGGCGGCGATGGCGCTGTACTCCATGGGCATTACCATCGGTGGTGGCCTAGCTTATATAATTGGTGGCGGTGTCTATCAATACTTTGCCAGCCTCGGGCCGATACTGTTGCCGGTGGTCGGTGAGCTGCAAGCTTGGCAGCTCACCTTCGTTGCCGTCGGCGCACCCGGTTTTATTGTCGTGTTGTTACTCGGTTACATCGATGAGCCGCCACGCCTCGGTCGGGTCAATAGTTCTGCCACGAGTACGCTTGCCGGTATTGAAGAGGTGTTACAGCATCTGCGCCGGTTTAAGCGCGCCTATCTAGGGCACATCGTCGGGGTGTCGATTTTATCCATCGTTGGCTATGGCACCATGGCTTGGTTTATCGAATTTCTATTTCGCAGCTTTGCCATGAGCAAGGCCGAGTCGGGTGGTATCTTTGGTGGCATGTTTATCGTCATCGGCAGTATCGGTACCTTCGCTATCGCGGCGCTGACACGTCACTTGGCGCACCGCGGCTACACTGACGCCAGTATGCGTATTATTATGATTGTGGCGTTGGCGATGATTATTCCGGCAACGCTGTCGCCGTTGATGCCGACAGCTTATCTGGCGTTGGCACTGGCGAGCGGCACCATCTTTTGTCAGTTTGGTTACTTTGGTGTGGCGACGGCGGCGTTACAGTTGATTACCCCGAATCAGATGCGCGCGCAGGTGTCCGCGCTGCTGTTATTTGCTACCAACCTGATCGGCCTCACCATCGGTCCGGCGGTGGTCGCTTTCTGTACCGACTTCATCTTCCAGGACGACAGTAAACTCAATTACTCCCTGTCGTTGGTCGTCGTCATCTTCGCGCCCTTGGCGGCGCTGGTGGTGTGGTCGGGACTGAAAGATTTCCGCCGCGCGCTGGCGGCGCGTGCGTCATGGCAGTGA
- a CDS encoding efflux RND transporter periplasmic adaptor subunit, with protein MNLLKITGISLGLALLLSACDGKSPAPQTPPTAVVANRVQLEVIQPSQEFVGRTEASEDVSINSRVEGLLLSRNFTEGSDVKQGDILFKIDPKKYQQHVAQQSSLLKQREAAYSLAERNYRRGEQLVKSGAISRVDYDKLFTRRLEAKNQLEETQSTLEEAQLNLSYTEITAPISGRIGKALVSEGDLVTPERKLATLVQLDPIRVTFQISEAKLNETQQLTETQLASTPDFTKLDVRLRFSNEKYYDQTGHIDFFDNRVDAATGTLSLRASFANPNNTLLPGQFVKVQIATAVDKQAVLVPQQAVQEDQEGRFVMVVGADGTIEKRLLKLGHRYGVKWEVKSGLKAGESVVVEGLQRIRPGAKVKASYQDILPFEHKDKGGDGAKKPAQSEGAPL; from the coding sequence ATGAATCTTTTGAAAATAACAGGCATCAGCCTCGGCCTCGCCTTACTGTTAAGCGCCTGCGATGGCAAATCACCGGCACCACAGACACCACCCACCGCTGTTGTCGCAAACCGCGTGCAGCTGGAAGTCATCCAGCCCAGCCAAGAGTTTGTCGGTCGCACCGAGGCCTCAGAAGATGTCAGTATCAACTCACGTGTCGAGGGGTTGCTGTTATCGCGAAACTTCACCGAGGGTAGCGACGTCAAGCAGGGCGACATCCTCTTTAAGATCGATCCGAAGAAATACCAGCAGCATGTCGCGCAACAATCCTCGCTCCTGAAGCAGCGTGAAGCCGCCTACAGCCTAGCCGAGCGTAACTACCGCCGCGGCGAGCAGCTAGTCAAGAGCGGCGCCATCAGCCGCGTCGACTACGACAAGCTATTCACCCGTCGTCTCGAGGCGAAGAATCAACTGGAGGAGACCCAGTCAACGCTGGAAGAGGCGCAGCTCAACCTTAGCTACACCGAGATCACCGCGCCCATTAGCGGCCGTATCGGCAAAGCACTCGTCTCCGAGGGCGACCTGGTCACACCCGAGCGCAAGTTAGCCACCCTAGTCCAGCTCGACCCGATTCGCGTCACCTTCCAGATCTCCGAGGCCAAGCTAAACGAGACCCAACAGCTGACCGAGACCCAGCTCGCCTCGACACCCGACTTCACCAAGCTTGACGTGCGCCTGCGCTTCTCCAACGAGAAGTACTACGACCAGACCGGTCACATCGACTTCTTTGACAACCGTGTCGATGCCGCCACCGGCACCCTCAGCCTGCGCGCCTCCTTCGCCAACCCGAACAACACGCTGCTACCCGGCCAATTCGTCAAGGTGCAAATCGCCACCGCTGTCGATAAGCAGGCGGTACTGGTACCACAACAAGCCGTACAAGAAGACCAGGAAGGCCGCTTCGTGATGGTCGTTGGCGCCGATGGTACGATCGAGAAACGCCTGCTCAAGCTGGGTCACCGCTACGGCGTCAAGTGGGAAGTGAAGAGCGGCCTAAAGGCGGGCGAGAGCGTCGTAGTTGAGGGCTTACAACGCATTCGCCCCGGTGCCAAGGTCAAGGCCAGCTACCAGGACATCCTCCCCTTCGAACACAAAGACAAGGGCGGCGATGGCGCAAAGAAACCCGCCCAGAGTGAGGGCGCGCCCTTATGA